One Streptomyces sp. RPA4-2 genomic window carries:
- a CDS encoding ABC transporter permease/substrate binding protein, producing MPRIPFGDWVNDVVDWLLNHMAWLFDFLKTVFSGTYDGINAVLQAPQPLLLAGIFAVIAFWLRGTSAGVLTFVGFAFIDSLELWEDAMVTLSLVLVATLIALVVSVPVGIWAARSDRVSGIVRPVLDFMQTLPAMIYLIPAILFFGTGAPAGIVATLIFALAPGVRMTELGIRQVDKELVEAADAFGTTPRDTLLRIQLPLALPTVMAGVNQVIMLGLSMAAIAGMVGTGGLGGDVNEAIGQLNVGLGSEAGVAIVILAIYLDRMTGALGTQVSPLGRRAAAKLRAAQGLRIWSYRPRPAVAVVGVVVLALVAGGMGVFGGTNATSTAADGENVGQGKKISIGYIPWDEGVASTFLWKEILEERGYQVDVKQFDAGPLYTSLAQGDVDFETDSWLPTTHAQYWKKYGKQLDDLGSWYGRTSLELSVPAYMKGIDSLEDLKGKAGTFGGKITGIESSAGMMGLLKSKVLKAYGLDKEYKVVDSSTPAMLAELKRAYAAKKPIVATLWSPHWAYSDYELKKLKDPKGAWGKGDGVHTLSRKGFAQDNPVVGKWLKNFKMTEKQLTDLEAEINKVGKGKQQDAVRAWLKKNPGVVDKLAPAGKASAAPAEAKRPVDVAWFPWDEDVAVTYLWKNVLARRGYQLNLKQMDVGPVYTGLASGDLDLNFDAWLPYAQSNYWDQHKNDLKDLGTWYAPTSLEIAVPSYVKGVKSLADLKGKAGTFDGKIIGIEPGTGEMNLLKKKVLPGYGLDKEYKVVDGSTPAMLAELKRAYAKKQPVAVALWSPHWAYSEYKLTKLADDKKAFGEGNTIRTISSEKFPEQYPQLTRWIKNFKMSEGELGSLESEIKQRGQGHEEDAVAAWLKGRPDVADRMAPR from the coding sequence ATGCCTAGGATTCCCTTCGGTGACTGGGTCAACGACGTCGTCGACTGGCTGCTGAACCACATGGCGTGGCTCTTCGACTTCCTCAAGACCGTCTTCTCGGGCACCTACGACGGCATCAACGCCGTCCTCCAGGCCCCGCAGCCGCTCCTGCTCGCGGGCATCTTCGCGGTGATCGCGTTCTGGCTGCGCGGCACCTCCGCGGGTGTTCTCACCTTCGTGGGATTCGCCTTCATCGACTCCCTCGAACTGTGGGAGGACGCGATGGTGACCCTCTCGCTCGTCCTCGTGGCGACACTGATCGCGCTCGTCGTCTCCGTCCCCGTGGGCATCTGGGCGGCGCGCTCCGACCGGGTCAGCGGCATCGTCCGCCCGGTCCTCGACTTCATGCAGACCCTGCCCGCGATGATCTACCTCATCCCGGCGATCCTGTTCTTCGGCACCGGCGCCCCCGCCGGCATCGTGGCCACCCTGATCTTCGCGCTGGCGCCCGGCGTCCGCATGACCGAACTGGGCATCCGGCAGGTCGACAAGGAACTCGTCGAAGCCGCCGACGCGTTCGGCACCACCCCCCGCGACACCCTGCTGCGCATCCAGCTGCCGCTGGCCCTGCCCACCGTCATGGCGGGCGTCAACCAGGTCATCATGCTGGGTCTGTCCATGGCCGCCATCGCGGGCATGGTCGGCACCGGAGGCCTCGGCGGCGACGTGAACGAGGCCATCGGCCAGCTGAACGTCGGCCTGGGCTCCGAGGCGGGCGTGGCCATCGTCATCCTGGCGATCTACCTCGACCGGATGACCGGCGCCCTCGGCACCCAGGTCTCCCCGCTCGGCCGCCGCGCCGCCGCCAAGCTGCGTGCCGCGCAGGGCCTGCGGATCTGGTCCTACCGGCCCCGTCCCGCCGTCGCGGTGGTGGGCGTCGTCGTCCTCGCGCTGGTCGCGGGCGGCATGGGCGTCTTCGGCGGTACGAACGCGACGTCCACCGCGGCCGACGGCGAGAACGTCGGCCAGGGCAAGAAGATCAGCATCGGCTACATCCCGTGGGACGAGGGCGTCGCCTCCACCTTCCTGTGGAAGGAGATCCTGGAGGAGCGCGGCTACCAGGTCGACGTCAAGCAGTTCGACGCCGGCCCGCTCTACACCTCGCTCGCCCAGGGCGACGTCGACTTCGAGACCGACTCCTGGCTGCCGACCACGCACGCGCAGTACTGGAAGAAGTACGGCAAGCAGCTCGACGACCTGGGCTCCTGGTACGGCCGGACGTCCCTGGAGCTGTCGGTGCCCGCCTACATGAAGGGCATCGACTCCCTGGAGGACCTCAAGGGCAAGGCCGGCACCTTCGGCGGCAAGATCACCGGCATCGAGTCCAGCGCCGGGATGATGGGCCTGCTCAAGAGCAAGGTGCTCAAGGCGTACGGGCTCGACAAGGAGTACAAGGTCGTCGACAGCTCCACGCCGGCGATGCTGGCCGAGCTGAAGCGCGCGTACGCCGCGAAGAAGCCGATCGTCGCCACGCTCTGGTCGCCGCACTGGGCCTACAGCGACTACGAGCTGAAGAAGCTCAAGGACCCGAAGGGCGCCTGGGGCAAGGGCGACGGCGTGCACACGCTGTCCCGCAAGGGCTTCGCGCAGGACAACCCGGTCGTCGGCAAGTGGCTGAAGAACTTCAAGATGACCGAGAAGCAGCTGACCGACCTCGAGGCCGAGATCAACAAGGTCGGCAAGGGCAAGCAGCAGGACGCCGTGCGCGCCTGGCTGAAGAAGAACCCCGGCGTCGTCGACAAGCTGGCCCCGGCGGGGAAGGCGTCCGCCGCCCCGGCCGAGGCGAAGCGCCCGGTGGACGTCGCCTGGTTCCCCTGGGACGAGGACGTCGCCGTCACCTACCTCTGGAAGAACGTGCTGGCACGGCGCGGCTACCAGCTGAACCTCAAGCAGATGGACGTCGGCCCCGTCTACACGGGACTGGCCTCCGGCGACCTCGACCTCAACTTCGACGCCTGGCTGCCCTACGCCCAGTCGAACTACTGGGACCAGCACAAGAACGACCTGAAGGACCTGGGCACCTGGTATGCGCCGACCTCGCTGGAGATCGCCGTGCCCTCCTACGTGAAGGGCGTCAAGTCACTCGCGGACCTGAAGGGCAAGGCGGGCACCTTCGACGGGAAGATCATCGGTATCGAGCCCGGCACCGGTGAGATGAACCTGCTCAAGAAGAAGGTGCTCCCGGGCTACGGCCTGGACAAGGAGTACAAGGTCGTCGACGGCTCCACGCCCGCCATGCTGGCCGAGCTGAAGCGCGCGTACGCCAAGAAGCAGCCCGTCGCCGTCGCCCTGTGGTCGCCGCACTGGGCCTACAGCGAGTACAAGCTCACCAAGCTCGCGGACGACAAGAAGGCCTTCGGTGAGGGCAACACGATCCGGACCATCTCCAGCGAGAAGTTCCCGGAGCAGTACCCGCAACTCACCCGGTGGATCAAGAACTTCAAGATGAGCGAGGGTGAACTCGGTTCCCTGGAGAGCGAGATCAAGCAGCGCGGCCAGGGTCACGAGGAGGACGCCGTCGCGGCCTGGCTGAAGGGACGCCCGGACGTGGCGGACCGGATGGCGCCGCGGTAG